In the genome of Megalops cyprinoides isolate fMegCyp1 chromosome 7, fMegCyp1.pri, whole genome shotgun sequence, one region contains:
- the LOC118780848 gene encoding dentin sialophosphoprotein-like: MMHFQEEELDFEPGYFNEADGEGSTESGFGLPALTEEDENEDLEETEGIACATNGTSDEEPMWSRAGFPCHEEWGETVNLGRREDEDRCEIYSQDEDLAEDTDEGVGEGGSGSSLDSYQTNSFGVECLGGDQMEDTEDTQCENPITNQGKEFELLVGDVKLVVDSAEEEEERVTRQADTSSGGSDSEGEEVIPVTVECNRDGKEDGNLFSSHSPQTEDREVETSEALEDEDKDIGEEDEEEDGVKEDLYQKWPSRPPKECSSSESEDSLEDHEHQCKGDLKEFSEADCGIIGEGYAEYPSEEEKLCGGKETKRLGMELGELPESVMVEKNMQPGGKLSEWELMEKEVVVCEEIGKRGLIGGNKGLELDEVGEEGGEIDVGLNEAEEDMDVEGERNAEEKMMVLNSSSMRKGSEGDGGELRDSEIELEPAATLGEQPSDKKEEHRSDTDSNSFKKGQEEFYDESLHKPKQAGEEWDHENIPYDIKHNIIGNLEYGDEEGVCCLTDNGGNNQESSADGRCSEALLGWSPGLTSLPVSPSERDGSDSNLDSSLSDVDPFDKASDPMTAWTHDVTGLPAIRVLSTSDPDLQLDSESEEGSASQFLSSTEAHRSPGTGEGEFGNEEEDDGEEERNWEQERERIEAFYRYYNNDPDEDDGAEEEACGRSGRKHMVRFCLDSVLPTVPLQQDSDSSDMDVVSSSSGEREDSDTAETDAVIGAVTGVVTGVVTKAVTGPSARLEVDGATHREKLSLFLQEAQVTQAELKNLRTELRTKHRRDRISRMLMSVVKLSLVSMLGVLMFWWATDQLDWIGWV; encoded by the exons ATGATGCATTTTCAG GAAGAAGAGCTTGACTTTGAGCCAGGATATTTCAATGAGGCTGATGGAGAGGGAAGTACTGAGAGTGGATTTGGGCTACCAGCCTTAACTGAGGAAGATGAGAATGAAGAcctggaagagacagagggaattGCTTGTGCAACTAATGGTACATCAGATGAGGAGCCCATGTGGAGCAGAGCTGGGTTCCCATGTCATGAAGAATGGGGGGAGACCGTAAATTTGGGCAGACGGGAAGATGAGGACAGATGTGAGATTTACAGTCAGGATGAAGACTTAGCAGAAGACACGGATGAAGGTGTGGGAGAAGGTGGATCCGGCTCCTCACTGGACAGCTATCAGACAAACAGTTTTGGAGTAGAGTGTTTAGGTGGTGATCAAATGGAGGACACAGAGGACACACAATGTGAGAATCCAATCACAAATCAGGGTAAGGAGTTTGAGCTTCTGGTTGGAGATGTAAAACTGGTAGTAGATtcagcagaggaagaagaggagagagtgacacgTCAAGCAGATACCTCATCTGGAGGTTCAGACTCAGAGGGTGAGGAAGTAATTCCTGTCACAGTAGAATGTAACAGAGATGGAAAGGAGGATGGGAACTTGTTTTCATCCCATTCTCCCcaaacagaggacagagaggtaGAGACAAGTGAAGCATTGGAGGATGAGGACAAAGATAttggagaggaggatgaggaagaggatggagtAAAAGAGGATCTTTACCAAAAGTGGCCCAGTAGGCCCCCTAAGGAGTGCTCCAGCTCAGAGAGTGAAGATTCACTGGAGGACCATGAGCACCAGTGCAAGGGAGACCTAAAGGAATTTTCAGAGGCAGATTGTGGCATAATAGGAGAGGGCTATGCAGAGTATCCATCTGAGGAGGAAAAGCTTTGTGGGGGCAAAGAGACGAAGAGGTTAGGGATGGAATTGGGAGAACTCCCAGAGAGTGTAATGGTGGAAAAGAACATGCAGCCGGGAGGCAAACTTTCTGAATGGGAGCTGATGGAAAAGGAAGTGGTGGTCTGTGAGGAGATTGGAAAGAGGGGTTTGATAGGGGGAAATAAAGGTTTAGAGTTGGACGAAGTAGGCGAGGAGGGTGGAGAAATAGATGTAGGTTTGAATGAAGCAGAGGAAGACATGGATGTAGAAGGAGAGAGGAATGCAGAGGAGAAAATGATGGTTTTAAATTCCTCTAGTATGAGgaaagggagtgagggagatgggggagagCTCAGAGATTCAGAGATCGAGCTTGAACCTGCAGCTACTCTTGGGGAGCAGCCCAGCGACAaaaaggaagaacacaggagTGACACTGACAGCAACAGTTTCAAGAAAGGACAGGAGGAATTTTATGACGAATCTCTTCACAAACCCAAACAGGCAGGAGAAGAGTGGGACCATGAGAACATACCTTATGacataaaacacaacatcatAGGGAATCTGGAATATGGTGATGAAGAGGGGGTCTGCTGTCTTACGGACAATGGAGGTAATAATCAAGAAAGCTCTGCTGATGGCAGGTGTTCAGAAGCTCTGTTGGGCTGGAGTCCTGGGTTgacctctctgcctgtctctccatcAGAGAGAGATGGCAGTGACAGCAACTTGGACAGCAGTCTGAGTGATGTGGATCCTTTTGACAAAGCCTCTGACCCCATGACGGCCTGGACTCATGATGTTACAGGTCTTCCAGCTATCAGAGTTCTGAGCACTAGCGACCCAGACCTTCAGCTAGACTCAGAGTCAGAGGAGGGGAGTGCCAGTCAGTTCCTCTCTAGTACTGAGGCACACAGAAGTCCAGGAACTGGGGAGGGAGAGTTTgggaatgaggaggaggatgatggtgaagaggagaggaactgggagcaggaaagagagaggattGAGGCCTTTTACCGGTATTACAACAATGACCCAGATGAGGACGATGGTGCAGAAGAAGAGG CCTGTGGGCGTTCAGGCAGGAAGCACATGGTCCGATTCTGCCTGGACTCAGTACTGCCCACCGTCCCACTCCAGCAGGACTCTGACAG CAGTGACATGGATGTTGTCAGCAGCTCctcaggggagagagaggattcagacactgcagagacagaTGCTGTGATTGGCGCTGTGACTGGTGTGGTGACTGGTGTAGTGACCAAAGCTGTGACTGGGCCATCTGCGAGGCTGGAG GTTGATGGTGCAACACATAGGGaaaagctctctctcttcctgcaggAAGCTCAGGTCACTCAGGCAGAGCTAAAGAACCTGAGAACTGAGCTGAGAACCAAGCACCGGAGGGACAGG ATTTCCAGGATGTTGATGTCAGTTGTGAAGCTGAGTCTGGTGTCTATGCTGGGAGTACTTATGTTCTGGTGGGCAACTGATCAGCTGGACTGGATTGGATGGGTCTAG
- the rpl10 gene encoding 60S ribosomal protein L10, producing MPKGAPTVAMGRRPARCYRYCKNKPYPKSRFCRGVPDPKIRIFDLGRKKAKVDEFPLCGHMVSDEYEQLSSEALEAARICANKYMVKTCGKDGFHIRVRLHPFHVIRINKMLSCAGADRLQTGMRGAFGKPQGTVARVHIGQVIMSVRTKAQNKEHVIEALRRAKFKFPGRQKIHISKKYGFTKFNACDFDDMMQEKRLIPDGCGVKYIPNRGPLDRWKALHSA from the exons ATGCCGAAAGGCGCTCCG aCAGTAGCCATGGGACGCCGACCAGCCCGCTG TTACAGATACTGTAAGAACAAGCCCTACCCCAAGTCCCGCTTCTGTCGGGGCGTGCCTG ATCCCAAGATCAGAATCTTTGACCTGGGCAGGAAGAAGGCCAAGGTGGATGAGTTCCCACTATGTGGCCACATGGTGTCTGATGAGTATGAACAGTTGTCCTCTGAAG CACTGGAGGCTGCACGTATTTGCGCCAACAAGTACATGGTGAAGACCTGTGGGAAGGACGGCTTCCACATCCGTGTGCGCCTGCACCCCTTCCATGTCATCCGCATCAACAAGATGTTGTCCTGCGCTGGGGCTGATAG GCTCCAGACAGGGATGCGTGGTGCTTTTGGAAAACCCCAGGGCACTGTGGCCCGTGTCCACATTGGGCAGGTGATCATGTCCGTGCGTACCAAGGCCCAGAACAAGGAGCATGTCATTGAGGCCCTGCGCAGAGCCAAGTTCAAATTCCCTGGTCGTCAGAAG ATCCACATCTCAAAGAAGTACGGCTTCACCAAGTTCAACGCCTGTGACTTTGATGACATGATGCAGGAGAAGCGTCTGATCCCGGATGGGTGTGGTGTGAAGTATATCCCCAACCGTGGGCCCCTGGACCGCTGGAAGGCCCTGCACTCTGCATAA